A genomic stretch from Bradyrhizobium quebecense includes:
- a CDS encoding LysR family transcriptional regulator yields the protein MDRLTSLTAFVRVVDSGGFSAAGRKLNMSTTMVSNHVQSLEDRLGARLLNRTTRKVSLTEVGQAYYERCVQILADIEQADEVAGAQQSVPRGTLRIFTNTHLVQFLSSTVTEFLATYPEVKIDLMIGERSADLLDENFDLAVQMIQPRDSALIVRRIATWRHVLCCSHDYVEAHGKPERLDDLVALNCVRHVNYPFGDEWHFVDRKGAPAAVKVAGNLVSNSGETLKLAALAGVGVFLAAGFLVRDELESGKLVRLLPEYRPVELTMNAIYPHRHHLSAKVRVFIDLLVHHATEQQKLINPYS from the coding sequence ATGGATCGCCTGACCAGTTTGACCGCCTTCGTCCGGGTCGTCGATTCCGGCGGCTTTTCCGCCGCCGGCCGCAAGCTCAACATGTCCACAACCATGGTGAGCAACCACGTCCAGTCGCTGGAAGACCGGCTCGGTGCCCGGCTGCTCAACCGCACCACGCGCAAGGTCAGCCTCACCGAGGTCGGCCAGGCCTATTACGAGCGTTGCGTCCAGATCCTCGCCGACATCGAGCAGGCCGATGAGGTGGCCGGCGCGCAGCAATCGGTGCCGCGCGGCACGCTGCGGATCTTCACCAACACCCATCTGGTCCAGTTCCTGTCGTCGACGGTGACCGAGTTCCTCGCGACCTATCCCGAGGTCAAGATTGATCTGATGATCGGTGAACGCTCGGCCGACCTGCTCGACGAGAATTTCGATCTCGCCGTGCAGATGATCCAGCCGCGCGATTCCGCGCTGATCGTGCGTCGCATCGCCACCTGGCGGCACGTGCTGTGCTGCTCGCACGACTACGTCGAGGCGCACGGCAAGCCGGAGCGGCTCGATGACCTCGTGGCCCTCAACTGCGTTCGCCACGTCAACTACCCTTTCGGGGACGAGTGGCACTTCGTCGACCGCAAGGGCGCGCCGGCAGCGGTGAAAGTGGCGGGCAATCTCGTCTCCAACAGCGGCGAGACGCTGAAACTCGCGGCGCTCGCCGGCGTCGGCGTGTTCCTCGCGGCGGGCTTCCTGGTCCGGGACGAACTCGAATCGGGGAAGCTGGTTCGGCTGCTGCCCGAATATCGGCCGGTCGAGCTCACCATGAACGCGATCTACCCGCACCGCCATCACCTCTCGGCGAAGGTGCGCGTCTTCATCGATCTCCTGGTGCATCACGCGACCGAGCAGCAGAAGCTGATCAATCCGTATTCGTGA
- a CDS encoding HlyD family secretion protein: MSTTTYIPEESAKIGLRPSRRTVKRVALGLAALLGIAVASDLGYDYFTIGRYLESTDDAYVKADSTIIAPKVSGYIARVLVTDNQPVKAGQLLAEIDDRDYRTALGQAKADVDAADASVRNLDAQLELQQPIIDQSTADVEAAEANLKFAQEEQSRYDGLMKSGSGTIQRAQQTDAALRSNTAQLQHAKSALSAAQRKVDVLTTQRAQAVAQADRARAVEQQAELNLSYARITAPVDGTVGARTLRVGQYVQAGTQLMAVVPLDAVYVVANFKETQLTHVRNGQPVELTVDSFHGTTLKGHVDSLSPASGLEFALLPPDNATGNFTKIVQRVPVKIVLDDHSLTGLLRPGMSAIPTVNTKATVLAEREEKRRVASATPASGG; encoded by the coding sequence ATGTCGACCACGACCTATATCCCTGAAGAATCTGCCAAAATCGGCCTGCGTCCGTCACGGCGGACGGTCAAGCGGGTGGCGCTTGGGCTTGCCGCCCTGCTCGGCATCGCCGTGGCCAGCGACCTTGGCTACGACTACTTCACCATCGGCCGCTATCTCGAATCCACCGACGACGCCTATGTGAAGGCGGACTCCACGATCATCGCCCCGAAAGTCTCGGGCTACATCGCCCGCGTGCTGGTGACCGACAACCAGCCGGTGAAGGCCGGCCAGCTGCTGGCCGAGATCGACGACCGCGATTACCGCACGGCGCTTGGTCAGGCCAAGGCTGACGTCGACGCCGCCGACGCCTCGGTGCGCAACCTCGACGCCCAGCTCGAGCTGCAGCAGCCGATCATCGACCAAAGCACCGCCGATGTCGAAGCCGCCGAAGCCAATCTGAAATTCGCCCAGGAAGAGCAGAGCCGCTACGACGGCCTGATGAAGTCCGGCTCCGGCACCATCCAACGCGCGCAGCAGACCGACGCGGCGCTGCGCAGCAATACCGCGCAGTTGCAGCACGCCAAGTCGGCACTGTCGGCGGCGCAGCGCAAGGTCGATGTGCTGACCACGCAGCGCGCCCAGGCTGTCGCGCAGGCCGACCGCGCCCGCGCGGTCGAGCAGCAGGCCGAACTGAACCTGTCCTACGCACGGATCACCGCGCCGGTCGACGGCACCGTCGGCGCCCGCACGCTCCGCGTCGGCCAATATGTGCAGGCCGGCACCCAGCTGATGGCGGTGGTGCCGCTCGATGCGGTCTATGTGGTCGCCAATTTCAAGGAGACCCAGCTGACCCATGTGCGCAACGGCCAGCCGGTCGAGCTCACCGTCGACAGCTTTCACGGCACCACGCTGAAGGGCCATGTCGACAGCCTGTCGCCTGCCAGCGGCCTCGAATTCGCGCTGCTGCCGCCCGACAACGCAACCGGCAACTTCACCAAGATCGTGCAGCGCGTGCCGGTCAAGATCGTGCTCGACGATCACAGCCTCACCGGCCTGCTGCGGCCGGGCATGTCGGCGATCCCGACCGTCAACACCAAGGCAACCGTGCTGGCCGAGCGCGAGGAGAAGCGGCGCGTGGCGTCGGCGACGCCGGCGAGCGGCGGCTAG